The region CGCCGCGTCGCGGGTGGCCAGCGATTCTTCGAAGAAGGGATTCGGGTTCGACATGGAAGGTCCGTGGGGTCGGTTAAGCCGCTTGAAGTTCGTTTGAAGTTCGCTTGAAGTCCGGTTTCAACCCGGCCAAAGCCGCCTGAAACGGGTTGACGAAAAAGGCCGTGAGCGCCGCCTGTCGCGGCATTCGCGCCGCGTAGCCCGCATCTGGCATTGCGTCTATTCTTGACGTTCGCCCCGCGCGTCAATTTATGAATTCAGACGCGTTCTTTGCCTTTTCCGCCATCGGCGTCCTTTTTCGACAAGTCGGCGGGCTTGCGTGGTGACGAACGCGCGCTGCTGCACTGCACCCGGACGTCATGCGCGCTTCCTGTGCGCGACGACCGCGCTCAGGCTCCGTTGTGGTGCCACGTTGACCGTTGATTCAGCGCGCCTGGCGGTAACCGAGGGTTTAGCCTGATGGCACGGTAGTTGCGCTAGTCCTCAGAATTGCAGCAGTCGCCGCTCCCCACGGCGACGCGACATTACAGATTCGAAGGAATCATTCCTCCCATGTCCACCGATCGCACGGCGTCGTTGTCGCACTTCGCATTCATGCCGCTCCCCAACTTCACGATGATCGCGTTCACCAATGCGATCGAAGTACTGCGCATGGCGAACTATCTGACGGGACAGACGCTGTACCGCTGGTCGATCGTGAGTCCCGACGGCGGTCCGGTCGCGGCGAGCAACGGCCTCTCGGTGGATACCGGTCCGGTCGAATGCGTCGGTCAGCCGGACATCGTGTTCGTGGTCGGCGGTATCGACGTGCAGCACGCGACCACGCCCGCCCATCTGTCCGCGCTGCGCCGTTTCGCGCGCATGGGCAGCGTGCTCGGCAGCCTGTGCACGGGCACCTATGCGCTGGCGCGCGCGGGACTGCTGGCCGGCTACGCGTGCGCGATTCACTGGGAGAACATGTCGGCGCTCAAGGAAGAGTTTCCCGATACGCGTTTTCTGAAAGAGCTGTTCGTGATCGATCGCGACCGCGTGACCTGCACCGGCGGCGTCGCGCCGCTCGACATGATGTTGAACCTGATCGCGCCGCGCGTCGGCACCGCGCGCGTCACGCAGATCGCCGAGCAGTTCATCGTCGAACATGTGCGCGATACCAGCGCGCAACAGAAAATGCCGCTGGTCGCGCGGCTCGGCTCGGCCAACAAGTCGCTGTTCGAAGTGATCTCGCTGATGGAGAACAACATCGAGGAGCCGTTGTCGCGCGAGGAACTCGCCCGTCTGGCCGGCATGTCGCAACGGCAATTGCAGCGGCTGTTCCGCGAACACCTGGGCATGACGCCGACGCACTACTATCTGACGCTGCGTCTGCGGCGCGCGCGTGAATTGCTGCTGCAGACCGATATGTCGATCATGCACATCACGATGGCGTGCGGCTTCCAGTCGGCCTGCCACTTCTCGAAGAGCTATCGCGATGCGTTCGGCACGGCACCCACGCGCGAGCGGCGCAAACAGGCGCCTTCGCTGGCGGTGGTGCCGGTAATGGCAGCTTGAGGCCAGGCTGCCGCGGCGAGGCTGAATGCCGCCACGCACATGACGCGGCTCGAATCATAAAAAACGCGTTGAACGGCATCCGTTCAACGCGTTTCGTTTTTCCACTGCCCCCACCTCTCAGGCTCCAGCTTCATTCGCCCATCAAGCCGCCTTCAACAACCCGTGCGGATCGATCACGAACTTGCGCGGCGCGCCGCCATCGAACTGCCGGTATCCTTCCGGCGCCTCGTCGAGCGACACCACGGTCACGTTGACGATATCCGCGATCGGCAGACGGTCCCACAGAATCGCCTGCATCAGGTTGTGGTTGTACTTCATCACCGGCGTCTGTCCGGTATGGAACGAATGCGACTTCGCCCAGCCGAGACCGAAGCGGATGCTCAGGCTGCCCTTGCGCGCGGCGGCATCGACGGCGCCCGGATCGTCCGTCACGTAAAGGCCGGGAATGCCGATCGCGCCGGCCGCGCGTGTAATCTCCATCAGCGAATTGAGCACCGTGGCCGGCGCCTCTTCCTGCGCACCGCTGCTGCCGTGGCCGTGCGCCTCGAAGCCGACGCAGTCCACCGCGCAATCCACCTCCGGCTTGCCGAGAATCTGTTCGATCTGCTCGCCGAGCGTCGCATCCTTCGAGAGGTCGATGGTCTGGAAGCCCATCTTGCGTGCGTGCGCAAGGCGCGCCTCGTTCATGTCGCCGACGATCGTGCAGGCCGCGCCCAGCAGCCGCGCGGAAGCGGCGGCCGCCATCCCGACCGGCCCCGCACCCGCGATATAGACGGTCGCGCCGGGCTTCACGCCGGCCATCACCGCGCCGTGATAACCGGTCGGCAAAATGTCGGACAGGCATGTGAGGTCGCGGATCTTCGCCATGGCCTGGGCGGGATCGGGAAATTTCAGCAGATTGAAATCGGCGTACGGCACCAGTACGTATTCGGCCTGGCCGCCGATCCAGCCGCCCATGTCGACGTAACCGTAAGCGCCACCCGCACGCGACGGATTCACGTTCAGACACACGCCGGTGTGCTGCGCCTTGCAGGTCGGACAGCGTCCGCAGGCCACGTTGAACGGCACCGACACGAGGTCGCCGATCTTCAGCGTTTCGACGTCGCGGCCCACTTCGATCACTTCGCCGGTGATTTCGTGGCCGAGCACGAGGCCGACTTCGGCGGTCGTGCGGCCGCGCACCATGTGCTGATCGGAGCCGCAGATATTGGTGCTCACCACTTTCAGAATCACGCCGTGACCGATCGCCCGGCCGCGAGGATCGACCATCTTCGGATAATCGATCGACTGCACTTCCACCTTGCCCTGCCCGAGATACACGACGCCGCGATTGCTGCTCATTTGTCCGTCTCCATGTCTTGTGAGCGGCGTGACGACTCCATGCGGCACGCCGTTCAACGAGCGTAGCGCCCGCCGGACAAACCGCCTGGTCCCAACGCGACACGAGTTTGGCCGGAACCGACACGCGCGGCGCGAGCCATGTCCACAGGCGTTCGGGTCGTTTTTTATTGATTGACCGTTCAATATAAAAAAACTAACATGCGCCTTCGCTTCGTCCTTTTGTTTCCTTTGCCAGCGCCATGCCCAAACTCGGAATGCGCGAAATCCGCCGCGCGCAACTGATCGACGCCACCCTGCTCACGATCGACCAGACCGGTCTCGCGGGCGCCACGCTCGCCTCGGTCGCGCAGCGCGCGAGCATTTCCACCGGCATCGTCAGCCACTATTTCGGTGACAAGGACGGCCTGCTCGAAGCCACCATGCGTCACGTGCTGCGTGATCTGTGGCAGGCCACCTCGCGCCGCCGCCGCGCCGCGAAAGCCGACCCGCGTTCGAAACTGCGTGCGGTGGTCGCGGCGAATTTCGACGCGCAACAGACCAGCGGCCCGGTGATGAAAACCTGGCTCGCGTTCTGGTCCGAGAGCATGCACAAGCCCGCGCTGCGGCGGCTGCAATACGTGAACACACGCCGGTTGAATTCGAATCTGTGCGCGGATTTTTCGAAGGCATTGCCGCGTCCGGCGGCCCGCCGCGCGGCGAGCGGACTGGCGGCGCTGATCGATGGCTTATGGCTGCGCGGCGCGCTGTCCGGCGAACCGTTCGACCCGAAGGCGGCGCTGCGCGTGGCCAACGACTACATCGACCTGGTGCTGGCCGCGCGCGGCGAGGCCGGTCCCTCTTCTGCAAGGAGCAAGTGATGACGGTATACGCTACGCAGCGTCTCTACATCGGTGGCGGCTATGTCGATGCCACGAGCGCGGAGACCTTCGAAACGCTCGACCCCGCGACCGGCGAAACGCTCGCCGTCGTGCAGCAGGCGAGCGCGGCGGACATCGACCGCGCGGTGCAGTCCGCGCGCGACGGTCAGCGCGAATGGGCCGCACTCACGGCCATGCAGCGCTCGCGCATTCTGCGCCGCGCGGTCGATCTGCTGCGCGAGCGCAACGACGAACTCGCCGCGCTCGAAACCCGCGACACCGGCAAGCCGATCGCCGAAACGCAGGCGGTGGACATCGTCACCGGCGCGGACGTGATCGAGTATTACGCGGGGCTCGCCACCGCGATCGAAGGCCAGCAGATTCCGTTGCGGCCCACGTCGTT is a window of Paraburkholderia sp. D15 DNA encoding:
- a CDS encoding GlxA family transcriptional regulator — encoded protein: MSTDRTASLSHFAFMPLPNFTMIAFTNAIEVLRMANYLTGQTLYRWSIVSPDGGPVAASNGLSVDTGPVECVGQPDIVFVVGGIDVQHATTPAHLSALRRFARMGSVLGSLCTGTYALARAGLLAGYACAIHWENMSALKEEFPDTRFLKELFVIDRDRVTCTGGVAPLDMMLNLIAPRVGTARVTQIAEQFIVEHVRDTSAQQKMPLVARLGSANKSLFEVISLMENNIEEPLSREELARLAGMSQRQLQRLFREHLGMTPTHYYLTLRLRRARELLLQTDMSIMHITMACGFQSACHFSKSYRDAFGTAPTRERRKQAPSLAVVPVMAA
- the fdhA gene encoding formaldehyde dehydrogenase, glutathione-independent, producing MSSNRGVVYLGQGKVEVQSIDYPKMVDPRGRAIGHGVILKVVSTNICGSDQHMVRGRTTAEVGLVLGHEITGEVIEVGRDVETLKIGDLVSVPFNVACGRCPTCKAQHTGVCLNVNPSRAGGAYGYVDMGGWIGGQAEYVLVPYADFNLLKFPDPAQAMAKIRDLTCLSDILPTGYHGAVMAGVKPGATVYIAGAGPVGMAAAASARLLGAACTIVGDMNEARLAHARKMGFQTIDLSKDATLGEQIEQILGKPEVDCAVDCVGFEAHGHGSSGAQEEAPATVLNSLMEITRAAGAIGIPGLYVTDDPGAVDAAARKGSLSIRFGLGWAKSHSFHTGQTPVMKYNHNLMQAILWDRLPIADIVNVTVVSLDEAPEGYRQFDGGAPRKFVIDPHGLLKAA
- the betI gene encoding transcriptional regulator BetI is translated as MPKLGMREIRRAQLIDATLLTIDQTGLAGATLASVAQRASISTGIVSHYFGDKDGLLEATMRHVLRDLWQATSRRRRAAKADPRSKLRAVVAANFDAQQTSGPVMKTWLAFWSESMHKPALRRLQYVNTRRLNSNLCADFSKALPRPAARRAASGLAALIDGLWLRGALSGEPFDPKAALRVANDYIDLVLAARGEAGPSSARSK